CAAGTTGAGGAAGCAGATTTAAAGAGAGATCTGGTAAGTCATTTTTCGAATAGCAAGTGATCAGAGAGTTCCAAAGCACCAAACTCTTATTAGGAACACCAGTGAAAACCTTTCCAGCTATCTCCGGCTCGCCACAATTAGAATACATATCTACAAGAGAACTGCTTACTGAACAATCTAATTCTACTCCACTCTTGACTGTGATTCCATGGATAGAGCAACCTAATTGTAAGCTTTCTAGTCCTGCACTAGCATTTATCACCATTGCCATTATATCAGCATCTGGATTAGCATTATCAGTCTCCATCTCTTTATATGTTTCCAATGCCTCCTTGAATTTCTTATTTTGACAAAGACCTGAGATCATCGAGCCCCATGCAACCACATCCTTCTCCTCCATTCTACTGAAAACTTCAAGAGCCTCATTTAACATTCCACATTTTGAGTACATAGTCAGTAGAGCACTTTGCAATGCAATGTTATTCTGTATTGGTTTCTTTATCAGTTCACCATGAATTGCCCTAGCTAAATCATAAGATTCGGTCATGCTGCATGATATAAGAATATTTGACAGGGTGAAAGAATCAGAAGGAATGACTCTTGATTGCATCTCATTATACACACGCAGAGCATCATCGCCTCTGCCATTGCCTACATAAGCTGAAATCATAGAATTCCACACTTCAACCTCTTTATCTAATACAGAATCAAAAGCCTTGTCTGCATCTTCCAACATTCCAACCCTTGCATACATGGACAACACCGATGTACAGACATAAGGATCATCCTCAAAACCCATTTTGACAACATCCGAATGAACATGCCTGCCGAAATCTATATCTTCACCCTCAGAACAAGCCTTTATAGTACTAGAATAAGTTGTTGACATAAGTTTGCAGCCCCTATTCTTAGCTAAAGTATATAATTCCAAGCTCTTTCTCCATAATCCATTCTCGCATAACCCCCGAATTAATGCATTCCACATTACAATATTGTCCTTGTCTTCTACACTCTCAAAAATGCACCAAGCATCTCTTGGCCTACCACAATTAGAGTACATATCAATCAATGCAGTAACCACAAAAGGATCATGACCGAAAGAGTTTCTAACAACATAAGCATGAACTTCCTCTGCTTTGGCAAAATTGACACGACCATTAAACAACCCCAAAAGAATACTAAGAGAGTACTCATCAGACTTGACACCAAGCTCTTGCATTCTTCTAAACAAACCCATACACTCCTCAGTAAGCCCATTTCTGATATACCCATCTAGCATAGCATTCCATATAGTtacatcctgaaccaaatctttACATTCAGAAATAAAATCAAACACTTGGACTGCACTACAAAGTGACCCACATTTCACGTACATGTTGACGAGGGAAGTGATGATAAAAGGGTCATATTGAAGACCCATTTTGATGATTGTGCCATGGATTGTTTTCCCAGTATGAAGATTTGGAAGAAAGGCGCAAGCTTTTAGGAGAGCAGGAaaagtgaatttggaggtgttGAGAGGAAAATGAGGTTCTTTAGAGTAGGCTAAGAGAGCTTCAAAATGGTTTCCTTGTTGGATAAAAGTTTTGATTTTTGAATTAAGCCAAACAAGAGAATGGATTGGATTCAGAGTGGAAAATACACGGTATTTGAAGCAATGGAAACGCATAGCATCTCATCCTCCTAAGTTCAGCAAATGTCACTGACAAACGGGAGAAGGTGGACTTTCTCCTCTGCGCTTCAAGCGGAAAATATGTTTTAATTTGTTTCTGTGTGTTGTAAAGATTGATTTaagtgaaaaggaaaaaaaatatagatATGCGTGTGTGAAATGGTTTTCTTTGAAATTATAACATATACAGTGTGCAAATACATATGGTGAGAATAGTATGTATCAAGTAAGATTTTTAATTTAGCGACTTTTACATATATGTTACGGATAGAACATTAGGtgatttgaatttttttaaaaatagtttgttATATTTCAGATTTCCATCAATTgacttaaaaaaaaattcatgacCCAATATAATTAGATAAAATATTGTGAGTTAACAAAAAATTATGTAATAAAGAAACTAAGATAATCCATCATTATAACAATTTTATCTGGCAGTATAGTGTAGACTGTAGACACATCAGGAAAGATAGaaagtcattttttatttttttggctaATTCAATTTTCATAGAAATGCTCTTTCTTTCGGACAGGAAATCATATATTGCATAGAGAGAACCTTTATAAAAAATACAACGCATTACAGCCTTAAGGTTAACTTTCTCttccaaattcaaagaaaaacaaacaacagaGGGGAAAAAACAAAGAGGTTTGTCATTGAATGTCATAAAATCGCTTGACACAGAATAATATGCGTCTTGATACTTCTAAAGTGATTTGGTTTATTATAAGAAAAGATACATAATGGCCTCAAATTTAAATGACAGCTAATACTACTCAATAATTCACTAAACTAAATTAAATGACAACTCCTAATGTTCAAAATGATTATAACAAAGGAGAAAACATAACTTCCAAAAGGTAAATCTACATGATTTGGTTAAGGAAAACTAAGACAAGTTATATTTGCCTTAAATATGTGAAAGCATAGTCCTAACTCCTAAGGTTTTACACTAACATTAGCGTACTATCagattacaaaaagaaaaaaaaatcagctGACAGAACACTCTTATGCAAAAAAATTGAGACTACAAATCAAGAATTGTAAGTTCCTTCAAATATAGTCATTCAAATAGTGTTATTGATGACTAATTACAAGCTCCAGCTTGACTCGAATTTTTAAATCATACTTGGGCATGTATAACTATTAACGTGGTGAAAGAACTCAAAGACAGATTTGGTCACAACCATATAACTTGGAGACTGTCAGCTGAGACGAATCTAAGATTTATACTTAGATGGTTTAGAATGAATCTAATACTCGCACAAACGTTAAAATTTTTGCATATGTACTTATGGCGAGCCGAAAGCAATAGATTCAGATTTAAGTTGAACCCATGGAACACGCTCTATGTTCGCCTCTGACTGTCCGCACTGTGCAGCCACTAAACAGGCAAAGATCCTTATGATAGCATCTTAATTTTGAGCCTCAGGGAGCAACTACGCCATTCACGGGTTGTATTTGTGTTAAGCAGCTATCGTCATCTTTCTAATGCCAGTGCCTTGTTTAAACTTCTTCAACCTGCATATTAGAATCAAAACAATTGGCAGTCAGTAATACAGGTTGTATAAAAGTGTTTCTAGAGTCATATTGACATGAAAATGTCCCTTTTAGAAATTGATTATTAAGCATGAGAGCAACCTGAGGGAGATTCATCAACTCAAAAACAGCTTTTGTGGGCGTTAGTTCGTTGTCGATAATCCTTGCAACTGCTGTTAAAACTGGCATTTTAACCTTGTACTTTTGCGCTAAAGCAATCACAGCTCCAGCTGTTGTAACCCCTTCAGCTACCTAAAAATGTAGTAGCTGTTAAGGAGATAGAACAGACAAAACCACAAAATGCCACAGCATCAATATTTTTTTATACCTGATTCATTGAACTAAGTATATCGTCAAGTTTTTCGCCCGATCCCAGACGAACTCCAACTGTTCTGTTTCTTGAAAGGCTCACAAAGCATGTGAGCATAATATCTCCAGTTCCTGATAGACCAGTTAATGTTGTTGACTTTGCACCCATCTTTAATGGAAAGAGATTAGTGTCAACCAGTATTTTAGGATAAAGATAATCAAGCATTCAAGCTGATAGTTCTAAATCACAGCTTGTTCAGAAAATATGAACACGTCGACTTGATGCTTGAATCGATAGCAGCAAAAATACTTGGGAACAGAACACGGAACCTTTATAGCAGTGCCTAATATCTCATACATGGAATTGATGCTTGAATTATAATAATCAGTCAAATAGCTGTTTGAAAGTCATGTGGAAGATTAATAGACGGAAAATGCAGAAACTTCTAAGATGTGATTAAAGCCAACTAACCTTTGTTGCCAACCATCGAATTTCAGAGCAACCTTGT
This DNA window, taken from Nicotiana tabacum cultivar K326 chromosome 4, ASM71507v2, whole genome shotgun sequence, encodes the following:
- the LOC107779867 gene encoding pentatricopeptide repeat-containing protein At2g40720-like, producing the protein MRFHCFKYRVFSTLNPIHSLVWLNSKIKTFIQQGNHFEALLAYSKEPHFPLNTSKFTFPALLKACAFLPNLHTGKTIHGTIIKMGLQYDPFIITSLVNMYVKCGSLCSAVQVFDFISECKDLVQDVTIWNAMLDGYIRNGLTEECMGLFRRMQELGVKSDEYSLSILLGLFNGRVNFAKAEEVHAYVVRNSFGHDPFVVTALIDMYSNCGRPRDAWCIFESVEDKDNIVMWNALIRGLCENGLWRKSLELYTLAKNRGCKLMSTTYSSTIKACSEGEDIDFGRHVHSDVVKMGFEDDPYVCTSVLSMYARVGMLEDADKAFDSVLDKEVEVWNSMISAYVGNGRGDDALRVYNEMQSRVIPSDSFTLSNILISCSMTESYDLARAIHGELIKKPIQNNIALQSALLTMYSKCGMLNEALEVFSRMEEKDVVAWGSMISGLCQNKKFKEALETYKEMETDNANPDADIMAMVINASAGLESLQLGCSIHGITVKSGVELDCSVSSSLVDMYSNCGEPEIAGKVFTGVPNKSLVLWNSLITCYSKNDLPDLSLNLLPQLVQQGLYPDSVTLTNALAAVSSLAILIQGKAIHCYQIRHQILEDNQVENALIDMYIKSGCLKYAERIFQCVSTRNIVTWNTMIAGYGSHSKCTKAINLFNEMRKDGVKPDGITFLSLISSCNHAGLVDEGFKLFHLMEEYGIKPQMDHYINVVDLLGRAGRLNDAYNFIQNMVVEPDRGVWLCLLSACRVHKNVELGEIAANNLLKMEPDRGSNYVQLLNLYVEAGRREEAASLRALMRQKGLKKSPGCSWIEVKNKLDVFFSSDSSSPRTIEIYETLQSLRIIMKNEGDYETEAI